A region of the Ctenopharyngodon idella isolate HZGC_01 chromosome 2, HZGC01, whole genome shotgun sequence genome:
CTGCTTTTACAATGATCACTATTAATCGTGTAAAGgttttttggtgaattgtattaaaaccaAAGCAAGAAtcctaataataaaactaaatcattattattagtgtaataatagcctataaggaattcaaaaatgtattgtcccTGTTTCTTGATAAATAGAtaataacaaatgagattttgGTGGTATTTTGACCACTCAAATAGGAAATGTCCCCggtttccatttcagaaatctggtcttactttgaagtggccagttttgagcacttcggtttggaacgacccttcaatatggcggccatgaatgttttttgttatttactgAAGATTCAACAACCTGCTTCTCTCCTGAATAgatcatatatttaaataaaatctgcATAATGTGAACATATCTAGTTGATGTGACTGTCTGAACTAACCGAGGTGTGCGTCTTCACTTGTTCACAAATGTTGGTACTGTCAGCTGAACCTCAGAGAGACAGGGCTGTGAACTACAAGAATAAGCAggaacactttaattttctcataatatccactgcagcatcagctctatTTGGTCTCTCTAAGCCCCGCCTTTTCTGCTCttattggtcagatggcccagtcagctgtgattggtcagaaacaaatcgctcattatcatatctgaatctcagctctggattcacagtgatacgaacagtaacgatggcgtcggttttaccgtatcaatctcatcaaagtggatttgctttggcagcagaaaacagcgtcttctcgacacgaacaacacgaaccaaactcttccagtctcagatacaactacagtgattgagggcggggcaaagagacgctgttcagccaatgaagaccagaggcgtggcattatgcaaattagttacaaacctgcgtaggttcagcaggaagtgagactgaattactgacgactcgattcagttcagaatcacttctttcttataaaagacaataactccattatCTGCACTTTACATTTAAACAACTTTTCAGATAACTTATAAtacaaaacagttgttttgatGTACTTTGATTAAACAACTGGGGAAGTACAGTGAGATCCATCTTAACTCTATATTCAGTCTTGCCTTGAagtaaatgaaatgttttctgtgatttcTCTGTCCTGTAGGGGTGATCGGGGCCGATGTGAGGGGACACCAGCTGCCCTGTGAAGAGCAACCGGTCACGTCCCGTATGGCTGTCATATGTGGGACGTCCTCATGTCACATGGCTGTGAGCTTCAGTTCctgtacgtgtgtgtgttcagagcaTGTGACTGATGATGTCAGCgtgtgtctgtctctctcaggTGAGCACACAGCCGCTGTTCGTCCCCGGGGTCTGGGGCCCGTATCTGTCCGCCATGCTGCCGGGACTGTGGCTTAATGAGGGGGGACAGAGCGCCACGGGACGACTGGTGAGAGCAGAGCATTCAGTCACATGTGTCTTTAATATGGAAGGAAACTGTGAATAGTTGTgtgttcactgtttttattcttgTTCGACTCGTTCGTCAGTCGAGTCTCCTGTGCGATCTGTGTTTGTTTGACGCTCAGAGTTTCAGTCGTTTATGACGTTGTGTTTCATGCTGTGTGTTTCGCTGCTGCTTGAGAATGTAGACAGAAACACAGTTTACTAGGGTTTGAAACAGAGACATGATGTCCTTGGTTCCAGACAGTCAGCGCTACACACATTACAGTAAACACATCATACACTATATATACAGATGATTTACATGGAAATATATGAACATCTTTCAGGTGGACCATGTGGTGAAGGGACACGCGGCGTCCAGTCAGCTGAGAGAGCGGGCGGAGAAGAGGTGACCGTCAGTGATTCTGATGCCGTCTCTGTGATCTCACTCAGTCTGATGGCTGTGTTTTCGCTCTGCAGTGGGAAACACGTTTACTCCTGCCTGAACCTCCATCTGCAGCACATGTCTGGAGACGCAGCACATCTGGAGCAGCTGACGGCCGGCCTGCACATCTGGCCTGATTTCCACGGCAACCGCTCTCCTCTGGCCGACCAGACGTCACGGGGCTCGGTGACGAACGCTGTGCTCATTACAGATCTTACTGAACATGTTACCCCAAATCACAAAATAAGAACATGAAGCTTATTATTAGGAGCATTAAGATGTTTGTGATTACAGATACAAAAGATTTACCTGTTATAACTCATTTTTACTGTAGTAGATATACGTTTGATGTAGATCCTGCTGGTTTGTGCAGGTTGTTGGACTCACTTTATCACAGACGCTGGATGATTTGGCTCTGCTGTATCTCGCAACTCTTCAGGCCATCGCtgtaagacacacacacacactcacacacactcacacacacacacacacatggatgATCCTTTAACCAAGTGTTCACGTCTTACAGTGTGAATGTGTCTCTGTTGTTTGAAGCTCGGCACCAGACACATCATAGATGCCATGAGAGAGGCAGGACATGACATCACAACCCTCTTCCTGTGCGGGGGGCTGAGCAAGAACGCTCTGTTCGTACAGACACACGCTAA
Encoded here:
- the LOC127523449 gene encoding FGGY carbohydrate kinase domain-containing protein-like — its product is MDQIQWETCLRTAPFVQRVIGADVRGHQLPCEEQPVTSRMAVICGTSSCHMAVSTQPLFVPGVWGPYLSAMLPGLWLNEGGQSATGRLVDHVVKGHAASSQLRERAEKSGKHVYSCLNLHLQHMSGDAAHLEQLTAGLHIWPDFHGNRSPLADQTSRGSVVGLTLSQTLDDLALLYLATLQAIALGTRHIIDAMREAGHDITTLFLCGGLSKNALFVQTHANITGLPVVLPAEPEAVLLGSAVIGACASSDCSSIQEAMKKMTRIGHVVRPNPELESFYRRKYAVFLRLYDHQKECVALMEDDGV